The following proteins are encoded in a genomic region of Oncorhynchus masou masou isolate Uvic2021 chromosome 32, UVic_Omas_1.1, whole genome shotgun sequence:
- the LOC135527015 gene encoding NK1 transcription factor-related protein 1-like, with translation MNREKVQGGDLSIASPTASFVAAQTAVIVVAGPESMDNHCEKRLSTNELSVFSCPGSIDILQGDSRNNSPRQEPAPIAIPTVHRTTAFSVLDILDPNKFTSKKQNPNRTGSEIAFGTENRGGDDSNHAVDQKSYAEDYECKKYTALNEGLVYRSDECENDFNRDSHSDSEMQDDLFSEESSSGLTENTQGELGHREDDDKESKSPRSPDGQQTQQSGSNGQSHQGKPKRKRSGSDSKSGKPRRARTAFTYEQLVALENKFKCTRYLSVCERLNLALSLSLTETQVKIWFQNRRTKWKKQNPGADTSAPTGGGPNGQSNGLGGLSPLSPSPPMSGHLSMHTSYGHGPGGLVCTTQLPFLPSHAVLSPFMLGSQTYGAPAFYTSHL, from the exons ATGAATCGAGAGAAGGTTCAGGGGGGAGATCTCTCAATCGCTTCTCCGACGGCGTCTTTTGTGGCTGCCCAAACAGCGGTGATCGTCGTGGCCGGTCCAGAAAGCATGGACAATCACTGCGAGAAGCGGCTCTCTACCAACGAACTGTCGGTGTTTTCCTGTCCAGGCAGTATAGACATACTGCAAGGGGACAGTCGAAACAACTCTCCACGTCAAGAACCGGCTCCAATAGCAATTCCAACGGTTCACCGGACCACCGCGTTTTCTGTTTTGGACATTTTGGACCCAAATAAGTTTACGAGCAAAAAGCAAAATCCTAACCGGACCGGCAGTGAAATCGCCTTCGGGACAGAGAACCGTGGAGGTGACGACTCGAACCATGCTGTAGATCAGAAATCTTATGCAGAAGACTatgaatgtaaaaaatatacagCACTAA ATGAAGGGCTGGTGTACAGATCGGACGAATGCGAGAATGATTTCAACAGAGACTCCCACTCTGACAGCGAGATGCAGGATGACTTGTTTAGTGAAGAGAGCAGCAGTGGCCTGACTGAAAATACCCAGGGGGAACTGGGCCACCGTGAAGACGACGACAAGGAGAGCAAGAGCCCAAGAAGTCCTGACGGACAGCAAACGCAACAGTCAGGGTCGAATGGACAAAGTCATCAAGGAAAACCGAAGCGAAAGCGCTCTGGCTCCGATTCAAAGTCGGGTAAGCCACGAAGGGCCCGGACAGCATTCACTTACGAACAACTTGTTGCACTGGAGAACAAATTCAAGTGCACCCGATACCTCTCCGTGTGTGAGAGGCTAAATTTGGCACTGTCACTTAGTTTGACTGAAACTCAAGTCAAAATCTGGTTCCAGAACCGACGGACCAAGTGGAAGAAGCAGAACCCTGGCGCAGACACCAGCGCCCCGACGGGCGGGGGGCCGAATGGCCAGAGCAATGGACTAGGGGGCCTGAGTCCACTCAGCCCGTCTCCTCCCATGAGCGGCCATCTGTCAATGCATACGAGCTATGGTCACGGGCCAGGCGGGTTAGTCTGCACCACCCAATTACCCTTTCTGCCAAGTCATGCGGTACTGTCTCCTTTCATGTTGGGATCTCAGACCTACGGAGCGCCTGCGTTTTACACTTCACACCTATAA